From the genome of Scytonema hofmannii PCC 7110, one region includes:
- a CDS encoding eIF2A-related protein has protein sequence MSWSLDRTNFERNIAVVIGINDYKNGIHPLLTPVNDASEIAHILETNCQYQEVIRLFDSEATLEKLNTLLSETLPNKIKPTEADAVRLLFYFAGHGIARNSQDGPAGYLIPQNAQLGKLETFLPMQKLHDALTDLHCHHLLVILDCCFAGNFRWSSTRNVIPVPEKIHREHYDRFIRYPAWQVITSAAHNQEAIDFLTDERGINSSSLHSPFANALIKGLEGEADLTGDAIVTAPELYLYLRDCLIDKDGVSEFQTPGLWPLKQHDRGEYIFTTEGFQLDHLKFAPPLDENNNPYRGLKPFDERHSHFFFGRKELIEELCDRISKSDQQLTVVLGASGSGKSSLVKAGLIPLLRNKGEQWYILDPMRPGESPFTALARAILPIVGVTLIGQLAQVRFLDKIFKLQIDLSQNAQNSQPLEHIKDEKAQLEAEKIAKIADIWQSATKEAKLLLIIDYFTELKTLCRQQEELEQLISLNQSILADLNPLIENLQQDQKHLIYLIDIWSKANYKTNLLLVIDQFEELITLTRSTQEGDNEEDKKEWQRFLEVLAVTITNYPQKLRIVVTLRSDFEPRFLNSPLKSHWEKENARFPVRPMNSDELRQAIEGPALKQALYFEPPELVSKLIDEIGQMPGALPLLSFTLSELYIILHNKWVKGEATDRALKEEYYRVLGGVAGSVTRRATQEYESEELDEAQRATMRRAMLRMLTIEGGGVARRRVLMSELDYPDEAENKRRDEAIARLVKARLIIKGQEKGEAYIEPAHDHLVRGWDKLQEWIKKEEENLALQQRLTSAAKDWKTGSGALWTKEVDRLARLEKVLKSPDNNWLNKLETEFVIESNKQRFDELKEAERQRDEAIEGQISALASLSEARMLTNDRLGALFAAVKAGVQLKKADWLKDKLGIQTKQALEQAVYGVQERNRFEGNTDPVYDVIFSPDGKTIATANWDNTVKLWSIDGTLLKTFKGHTDQVNAVAFSRNGNLIVSGSKDKTVKVWSVNDGTLLKTFQGHSNLIWGVNFNFDDKIVASASGDGTVKLWSVNDGNLIKTIQSHSGDVKAVSFSPDKKTIASGGWDQPPWQGKIKLWSFDGTLLNTFNVNTGVLRSINFSSDGKTIICAGDSGVVQLLQTADGYLLTDIKAHDNWAMGASISSDGKTIASVSIDETVKFWSLDGSLLKILSGHADAVYGLGFSPDGKTLATASADKTVRLWSVDGPFLKSLDGKQGSAHLSVSFSPDGKTLASASWDTTEGGWTVKLWSTSGKLLKTLTGYSDSIRTVSFSSDGNLIASASWDGTVKVWTIDGELLINFTEHGNHVNGVSFSPDGRTLISAGYGDYNGEHWILWWNINGKLLKRIKSEHTDQIYRISFSPDGKTFATASWDRTVKLWNIKGELLKTFTGHSNWLYGLSFSPDSKMIASGSLDRTVKLWNTEDGKLLQTFEGHNDGIYDVSFSPNGKIIASASLDKTVKLWSIDGTLLKTISGHNGGVYGVSFSLPDGQIIASASWDGSIKLWSAKTLDFDSLLEHGCNLLNDYLKTNPNVSQEDRLLCHYNFLIQ, from the coding sequence ATGTCTTGGAGTCTTGATAGAACAAATTTTGAACGCAATATAGCCGTAGTTATTGGTATTAATGATTATAAAAACGGTATCCATCCACTGTTAACGCCAGTTAACGATGCAAGTGAAATAGCTCATATTTTAGAAACCAACTGTCAGTATCAAGAAGTTATTCGCTTGTTTGACAGTGAAGCAACTTTAGAAAAATTAAATACACTGTTAAGTGAAACACTACCTAATAAAATTAAGCCAACGGAAGCTGATGCCGTTCGTTTACTATTTTACTTTGCCGGACATGGTATTGCACGCAACAGTCAAGATGGACCAGCAGGCTATTTAATTCCTCAAAATGCTCAGTTGGGAAAGCTAGAAACTTTCCTTCCTATGCAAAAGCTCCACGATGCACTAACCGATCTTCATTGTCATCATTTATTGGTGATTTTAGACTGTTGCTTTGCTGGTAATTTTCGTTGGTCGAGTACCAGAAATGTCATTCCAGTTCCAGAAAAGATTCACAGGGAGCATTATGACCGCTTTATTAGGTATCCAGCTTGGCAAGTTATTACTTCAGCAGCACACAACCAAGAAGCCATAGATTTTTTAACTGATGAGCGAGGAATAAATAGCAGTTCTCTGCACTCACCTTTTGCTAACGCACTGATTAAAGGATTAGAAGGGGAAGCAGATTTAACTGGGGATGCTATAGTTACTGCTCCCGAACTTTATCTTTATCTGCGGGATTGTTTAATAGACAAAGATGGAGTGAGTGAATTCCAAACTCCAGGTCTTTGGCCTTTAAAACAGCACGATAGAGGCGAGTATATCTTTACAACAGAAGGATTTCAGCTGGATCATCTCAAATTTGCACCGCCACTTGATGAAAACAATAATCCCTATCGAGGTTTAAAGCCATTTGATGAAAGGCATTCTCACTTCTTTTTTGGCAGAAAAGAACTAATTGAAGAACTGTGCGATCGCATCTCCAAGTCTGACCAACAGCTAACTGTAGTTTTAGGTGCTTCCGGTTCTGGTAAGTCGAGTCTTGTTAAAGCAGGATTAATTCCCTTGTTACGAAATAAAGGAGAACAATGGTACATTCTTGACCCTATGCGTCCTGGGGAATCTCCTTTTACTGCATTGGCAAGAGCAATTCTACCAATTGTTGGTGTTACTCTTATTGGTCAACTAGCTCAAGTTAGGTTCCTAGATAAAATTTTCAAATTACAAATCGATCTATCTCAAAATGCACAAAATTCCCAGCCACTAGAACATATAAAGGATGAAAAAGCACAACTAGAAGCCGAAAAGATAGCCAAAATAGCTGATATTTGGCAGAGTGCGACTAAAGAAGCAAAGCTCTTGTTAATTATTGATTATTTCACAGAACTAAAGACTCTATGCCGTCAGCAAGAAGAACTCGAACAGTTAATAAGTTTAAATCAGTCAATTTTAGCCGATCTAAATCCGTTAATTGAGAACTTACAGCAAGACCAAAAACACTTGATTTATCTAATAGATATATGGAGTAAAGCAAATTATAAAACAAATTTGTTATTGGTAATCGACCAATTTGAAGAGTTAATTACCCTAACACGGAGCACCCAAGAAGGTGATAATGAAGAGGATAAGAAAGAGTGGCAGCGGTTTTTAGAAGTACTGGCTGTAACAATAACTAATTATCCTCAAAAACTGCGTATTGTTGTAACTTTGCGTTCTGACTTTGAACCACGTTTCCTGAACTCGCCTTTGAAGTCACATTGGGAAAAAGAAAATGCTCGTTTTCCAGTTCGTCCAATGAATTCTGATGAATTGCGTCAGGCAATTGAAGGTCCCGCGCTCAAACAAGCGCTATATTTTGAGCCACCGGAACTTGTTAGCAAATTAATTGATGAAATTGGACAAATGCCGGGAGCGTTGCCTTTATTATCGTTTACCTTGAGCGAACTTTACATTATTCTTCACAACAAGTGGGTGAAGGGAGAAGCTACTGATAGAGCTTTAAAAGAAGAGTATTACAGGGTACTTGGAGGAGTTGCAGGTTCGGTGACACGCCGTGCCACTCAGGAATATGAATCTGAGGAATTAGATGAGGCTCAAAGAGCAACCATGCGGCGAGCGATGCTGCGGATGCTGACGATTGAAGGGGGAGGAGTTGCACGGCGACGGGTTCTTATGTCTGAACTCGATTACCCAGATGAAGCAGAAAACAAAAGAAGGGATGAAGCGATCGCTCGTCTCGTCAAAGCTCGCCTAATTATTAAAGGGCAGGAAAAAGGAGAAGCTTATATAGAACCAGCCCATGACCACTTAGTGCGGGGATGGGACAAGTTGCAGGAGTGGATAAAAAAGGAAGAGGAAAATTTAGCCCTGCAACAGCGTTTAACATCTGCTGCTAAAGACTGGAAAACAGGTAGTGGCGCTCTTTGGACTAAGGAAGTGGATCGCCTTGCTCGGTTAGAGAAGGTACTTAAATCTCCGGATAACAACTGGCTTAACAAGCTAGAAACAGAATTTGTAATTGAAAGTAACAAACAGCGATTTGATGAACTGAAAGAAGCTGAAAGACAACGAGATGAGGCTATAGAGGGACAAATTAGTGCCTTGGCTTCATTGTCTGAAGCTCGTATGTTAACTAACGATCGACTTGGGGCGCTGTTTGCAGCTGTGAAAGCAGGTGTACAGCTAAAAAAAGCAGACTGGTTGAAGGACAAACTTGGTATTCAGACTAAGCAAGCTCTTGAACAAGCAGTTTATGGGGTTCAAGAGCGTAATCGTTTTGAAGGAAACACAGATCCTGTCTATGATGTGATTTTTAGTCCTGACGGCAAGACTATCGCTACTGCAAATTGGGATAACACCGTAAAACTTTGGAGTATTGACGGCACTTTGCTAAAAACTTTCAAAGGACATACGGATCAAGTAAATGCTGTAGCTTTTAGCCGCAATGGAAATCTCATTGTCTCTGGTAGTAAAGACAAAACTGTAAAGGTTTGGAGTGTCAATGATGGGACTTTATTAAAAACTTTCCAAGGACATAGCAATTTAATATGGGGTGTCAATTTCAACTTTGACGATAAAATAGTAGCGTCAGCTAGTGGAGATGGAACAGTTAAACTTTGGAGTGTCAATGACGGGAATTTAATCAAAACTATTCAATCTCATAGTGGGGATGTCAAAGCTGTCAGTTTTAGCCCAGATAAGAAGACTATTGCCTCTGGTGGTTGGGATCAACCTCCTTGGCAGGGCAAGATAAAACTTTGGAGCTTTGATGGTACTTTACTCAATACTTTCAATGTGAACACTGGTGTTCTTAGAAGTATTAATTTTAGTAGTGACGGTAAAACTATTATCTGTGCAGGTGATAGCGGTGTTGTGCAACTTTTACAAACAGCAGATGGTTATCTGCTTACCGATATCAAAGCGCATGATAATTGGGCGATGGGTGCAAGTATAAGCTCTGATGGGAAGACTATTGCTTCTGTTAGTATCGATGAAACTGTAAAATTTTGGAGTTTAGATGGCAGCTTACTCAAAATTTTATCTGGACACGCTGATGCTGTTTATGGCCTAGGTTTCAGCCCAGATGGTAAAACTCTTGCTACTGCAAGTGCAGACAAAACTGTACGACTTTGGAGCGTAGACGGTCCTTTTTTAAAGAGCCTTGACGGAAAGCAAGGAAGCGCTCATTTAAGTGTCAGTTTCAGTCCTGATGGTAAGACACTAGCTTCAGCTAGTTGGGATACAACAGAAGGAGGCTGGACAGTGAAGCTCTGGAGTACAAGTGGAAAATTATTGAAAACCTTAACCGGGTATAGTGATAGCATCCGAACTGTCAGCTTTAGTTCTGATGGCAATCTCATTGCTTCTGCCAGTTGGGACGGAACAGTTAAAGTTTGGACTATTGATGGTGAATTACTGATTAATTTTACTGAACATGGTAACCACGTTAATGGTGTGAGTTTTAGTCCTGATGGTAGAACTTTAATATCTGCTGGTTATGGAGATTACAATGGAGAACATTGGATACTATGGTGGAATATTAATGGTAAGTTGCTGAAAAGAATTAAGTCAGAACATACAGATCAAATCTATAGAATCAGCTTTAGCCCAGATGGTAAAACTTTCGCTACTGCTAGTTGGGACAGAACTGTAAAACTTTGGAACATTAAAGGCGAGTTGTTAAAAACTTTTACTGGACATAGCAACTGGCTTTACGGTCTAAGTTTTAGTCCCGACAGTAAGATGATTGCCTCTGGCAGCTTAGATAGAACTGTGAAACTTTGGAATACTGAGGATGGCAAGTTGTTACAAACTTTCGAGGGACATAATGATGGGATATATGACGTAAGTTTTAGCCCAAATGGTAAAATAATCGCTTCTGCAAGTTTAGATAAAACTGTCAAGCTCTGGAGTATAGACGGAACTTTACTAAAAACTATCTCTGGACATAATGGGGGTGTGTATGGTGTCAGTTTCAGCCTCCCTGATGGTCAAATAATTGCCTCCGCTAGCTGGGATGGAAGTATCAAACTCTGGAGTGCTAAAACTTTAGACTTTGACAGTTTGTTAGAACACGGTTGTAATTTGCTAAATGATTATCTAAAGACTAACCCCAATGTCAGTCAAGAAGACCGCCTACTTTGTCATTACAACTTTTTGATTCAGTGA
- a CDS encoding AbrB/MazE/SpoVT family DNA-binding domain-containing protein codes for MDYRVEIQKGGRVTIPSVIRKKLKMVEGDIVTIREENGNIKLIPQHQALAKARSLAQQYLTRDDTVDDFLKWRKEEAIAEDDKMNRAFETK; via the coding sequence ATGGACTATCGTGTAGAAATACAAAAAGGCGGCAGGGTAACAATACCTTCCGTTATCCGTAAAAAGCTGAAGATGGTGGAAGGCGATATTGTAACTATCCGTGAAGAGAATGGTAATATTAAGCTTATTCCACAGCACCAGGCTTTGGCAAAAGCGCGATCGCTAGCGCAGCAATACTTAACACGTGATGATACTGTGGATGATTTTCTGAAATGGCGTAAGGAAGAAGCTATTGCCGAAGACGATAAAATGAATCGTGCCTTTGAAACAAAATGA
- a CDS encoding zinc ribbon domain-containing protein, with protein MVFECLTNLRPERAKFSRRSNQKRAYWLSAKIRKRTKYKAFQSYGIITALVSPKNTSRHCALCNGNEEEDSLVSRIEAQFSTDVAKLFQIIMHKSLEKVDYSTGAPNYICSYTVEHRGNADLNAARNIGLRFFARYYQKPRLKVEKQGLLATQAAKKAFGMVSV; from the coding sequence ATTGTATTTGAATGTTTAACTAATCTTCGACCGGAGCGAGCGAAATTTAGTCGTCGCTCCAATCAAAAACGAGCTTATTGGCTCTCGGCGAAAATTCGGAAACGAACCAAATACAAAGCTTTCCAGTCTTATGGAATTATCACAGCTCTTGTATCGCCAAAAAATACCAGCAGGCATTGTGCGTTATGTAATGGCAACGAAGAAGAAGATTCGTTAGTTTCCAGAATAGAAGCTCAATTTAGTACTGATGTCGCAAAACTTTTTCAAATAATCATGCATAAATCATTGGAGAAAGTTGATTACAGTACGGGAGCGCCAAATTATATTTGTTCCTACACCGTTGAACATAGAGGCAATGCCGATCTTAACGCCGCCCGAAATATAGGTCTACGTTTTTTTGCTAGATATTACCAAAAGCCCAGGTTGAAAGTTGAAAAACAGGGTTTACTTGCTACCCAAGCAGCCAAAAAGGCATTTGGCATGGTATCTGTGTAA